AATGAGAAGTTAGCAATTCTTATAAGATTTCAACAAATTTCATTCTCAAACCACTTCAATCAGATTCTAAACATTACATTGACAACGTGATTTATTCAACCAAAATCCAACGAAGTTTCTTAGCACAATTAGCAACGCAAAAATTTTGGGGTTCTGAAGGAGTACGATGCAACCTtttccaaaaacatcatacggatttttccatactccaggtatgttaaggctatcttttctttctttttggcatgatccatacgatacaaacgaaacgagtaaatgcataatttttataaatgactctattcatagaagtattaggggtgtctatgttattgattccccatgtgaattattattatatcttctgttcatgggtctcagaaaaatatgtatttgataaagtttattcgaaagatatattgattttatgacaatcCAAGAAATTTTATGAAcgtaattcttatgcatttcatgcatttatacatgtacattgacccatgaccagatgacgttatatacgcgtatattatatgtatatgggatatggaaaaaggttatgtcgttatatacgcaccaccacctgatcagcaggtatacgttgatgatttgcccacagtggccgaaatgatatgatgggatgccctcagaggcttgatgatgttatgaacgcatataccaatgcatggtatgatatttatacgcatatgcatggcattataaaaataaaataattcacagagctatgcagacgtatatgtcgagtcttttactccatgtttctctcatgtctattatttactgattttcattccttacatactcggtacattatttgtactggtGTCCCTTTTTTCTGGggatgttgcgtttcatgcctgcaggtctcgataggaaggtcgagagtcctccaagtaggcaatcagctcagcggaagatgttggtgcactctatttattcctgagttgcttatgtggtcagtatgattaggacatgtactgattagtatggcaAGGCCTTGTCCCGATcattatgacatttatgtactcttagaggcttgtagacgtatgtcgtgtacgtgaaagattatacgtccttgtcggcctatgttttgagtttataaatgatgatgttggcctattaggctcgtatATCACgtatatatgatgatgtaataagaaagatacgttacgttggtactcgtttgagtaaggtaccgggttcccgtcgcagcccatcggcttgggtcgtgacaatcttaTGATAGAATCCATGAAGATCCTAATACAGAACCTCTTAATTACGACGAAGCACTACACGATACAGATGCTGATAAATGGGTTATGAAATCTGAAATTGAGTCCATGTACTCCAATCAAGTCTGGGATCTTGTGTAACTACCTACTGGAGTCAAACCCATTGGTTGTAGATGGATCTATAAGAAAAAAAGAGGAGTGTATGGAAAAGTGCAAACTTTTAAAACTAGGCTTGTTGCAAAAAGGTTTACTCAAAAAGAAGGGATCGATTATGAGGAAACTTTTTTGCCAGTAGCCATGCTTAAATCCATTAGGATTCTCTTATCCATTGCTGCTCATTATGATTATGAGATTTAGAAAATGGATGTCAAGATGACTTTTCTTAATGGAAGTCTTGATGAGTGTATCTATATGGCACAGCCAATTGGTTTCATAAAAAGTGACAATGAGCACATGTTGTGTAAATTAAAAAAATCCATTTATGGATTAAAACAAGCTTCTAGATCATGGAATATTTGTTTTGACACATCGATTAAAACCTTCAGTTTTGATCAATGTGAAAATGAGTCTTGTGTCTATAAGAAGTGGGATGGTGATAAAGTTACATTTTTGGTTTTGTACGTGGATGATATTTTGCTCTTAGAAAATAATGTGAGCATATTGAATGCAGTAAAGGAATGGTTGTCCTCgcattttgatatgaaagacttgggacaaGCGGCCCATATACTTGGGATCAAGCTTATGCGAGATCGCAAGCGAAGGATATTAGGCTTATCCCAAGTACTTTATATTGATACTACTATCACTAGGTTTAGCATGCAAGATTCCAAGAAAGGTTTTCTCCCTTTAGACATGGAATCTCTCTGTCGAAAGATCAGTCCCCAAAAACGACTGATGAGATAGAAAAGATGAAGGCGGTCCCTTATGCTTCTGCTGTAGGGAGTCTCATGTATGCTATGCTATGTACTAGACCGGATATCTGCTTTGTTGTTAGCATGGTTAGTAGATTTCAGTCTAACCCTGGACGAGAACACTGGACTGCCGTTAAACATATAATCAAGTACTTGAAAAGGATTAGGGATTATATGTTGGTTTATCACTCAGGTGATCTTGCACCCATTGGCTATACTGATTCAGATTTCCAGTCAGATAGAGATTCTAGAAAATCTACCTCAAGATATGTTTTTACCCTAGGAGGTGGAGCCATAAGTTGGAGGAGTATCAAGCAATCATGTGCTGCTGATTCCACCATGGAAGCCGAATATATGGCTGCATCTGAGGCAGCTAAAGAGGTTGTTTGGCTCGGAAACTTTCTAAAAGAGCATAATGTAGTTCTTTCGATTCAAGCACCGATTGTACTTTATTGTGACAATAGTCGTGCAGTTACAAACTCGAAGGAACCAAGAAGCCATAAAAGGAGTAAGCATATTGAGCGTAAATATCACTTAATTCGGGACATAACTTAGAGAGGTGATGCAAGAGTGTTGAAGATTGCGTCAGAGGACAATTTGGCAGACCCGTTTACAAAGAGCTTACCACAGAAGATTTTTGACAAGCATGTAGAAGGAATGGGTATTAGAGTAGTAGACGCATGGTTATGAgtttaagtgggagattgttgggatatactattaaccatgcggtTTGGACATAGtattgtattttttattctttatagaacaattatttatttaatttattcaattcaatgaAGTACCtttttaaatagatcatttgttaTATGTGTGTCCtttagttatgtagtagacaatttagtgtattgagtcttagctcatgcacagaagattaaattgtcggttctcataattaataaactatgttcacaatctAAGATATTATTGGGaaaaatatcttgatgattgtaccacaagattatagtataatttgtcttgattatgGGAGTGATTTTACTctgacttcttgtgctagtatacttAGTGTATATTGAATGGACTAAGTAGAGAAAAGATGTTTTAaactgaatatatataaaatattttctctaaattcaTTGAATAAGCGtatactcctaatcttgatataattattatgatcaatgtgatttgtttattattttgatttatcaaaaagtACAACTCTATTCAGAGTTAGTGTATgcctaatagattggacaataacgaatagcatttgtaaaataataattaattgatAGAATCCATGACTCGGTTATAAGTTTGATGATAcccctttatgtaagcttataagttttcatgtgaaaaaccggccggtgaattttgtatccgtcacatgaaatagtttaagcggaattataaagaatttaattagttgattaagttaaattgtcagtgatttaatttaattaactggtatttgggatcttaacatggggagttaaaataagtgttagtgaatttttgaaattcatattgaggagttcaattACAGTTTTTTAGTGGAATAAACTGTAATTAATTATAGTGGGAATTAATTCATGCAAAATTTTGGATTAATACTATAATTAGTAGCCTCTTATTATTTTTGTGGTCTCTACTATGCCTAGTAAAAACCTGGACTGACTTGGGTAAAAAGTGACTTGGGAAAAAAGTCATCCGGTAGAGTTAGAGTAGTATTCTACTTGCACAAGCAAAATCCTACACGTTTTTGGAGCCCTAATTTTGGCTGAAAAAACGTGTCTACTTAAGGAAGATATTTTTTACCCAATAACTCACCTTTTAGAGTTGTATTGTTTTTGCCCACGCAAAGCAAATTCGTCCAAGGTCTTACTAGGACCATAGCAGAAGACTGCAGTCCTGGATTCTTGATGTGTGAAGAATCTGTGCAACGATTTGAAGAGATTAGTGCTTCTAATCTAATAATTATATCATTGTCTAATTTACATGTATTTGATGCATGGATTGTTTGATTGCTTACGCCGCGCATATTTTAACAGATACTAAACTGTAACCTTATATTCACATGCTTTAACCAATCCCACAAAAAACACTTGGGATGATGAGATTATGCTCAAAAGTGATGATAATGATGGTGATTAAAGATTGGAATTGTGTTTGCGAATTGGGTAATTACCTTTCCATATTGGACAACCCACTTGTTCTTAGAGAGGGGGTTCAAGTAGGACCCAAACAACTCAAAGAAACAAGGACAAAGGTCCATTCATTGCTGCCTTTCTGTGATTCATGATGCACCACCATTTCCAAAGCTTATTCTGGTATTAATTATTACAATTacttaagaagaaaaagaaagataagTGATAATAAAACTACAGAAAAAAGTTAAATTGAAAGCAATCGCACCAAATGGTCTTCTCATATTT
The nucleotide sequence above comes from Nicotiana tabacum cultivar K326 chromosome 12, ASM71507v2, whole genome shotgun sequence. Encoded proteins:
- the LOC142167192 gene encoding secreted RxLR effector protein 161-like produces the protein MKAVPYASAVGSLMYAMLCTRPDICFVVSMVSRFQSNPGREHWTAVKHIIKYLKRIRDYMLVYHSGDLAPIGYTDSDFQSDRDSRKSTSRYVFTLGGGAISWRSIKQSCAADSTMEAEYMAASEAAKEVVWLGNFLKEHNVVLSIQAPIRGDARVLKIASEDNLADPFTKSLPQKIFDKHVEGMGIRVVDAWL